In Neptuniibacter halophilus, the genomic stretch TCGGCTACCACGCCCGGTTGTTCATCCTGATGGCAGCCGATACAGGTCTTATCCAGTTCGGACAGGCCGCGTTTGAAATCCATCGTCTTAACCGCACTCAGGTCGAGACCTGATTGTTCCTGGGCCTGGCCTGTCAGGGGCAGAAGTATCAGCCCTACCAGCAGCAGGTACCTTTGTAATATCAGCTTATTTATCATTTTGACTTCCCTACTTCCTGTAGATGAAACATCAGGTTTTTGTGCCCGACATCGTGGCAATCGATACAGCTTTTGCTGACCGTTTTCTGAAAATATGGCTTATGTGCAACGAACTGTTTGTTGTCCAGCTCGGAACCCTGCTCCAGGTTGTTATGACACTTCAGGCAACCGGAATCATAAACATAGCGGTTGGCGTGTTTACGTTTCTCAACCCAGTCTACGTCTTCGGCACCGGCGATATACTCCTTGTAAACATCCCAGGCGCCGCTTTTAGCTTTGACGTAAAGGTAGTTAATGTAACTGTCATGGGGGAGGTGGCAATCTGTACACAGTGCCTGAACGCCAACAGTCGATTTCCCGCCATGCACATCATCGAGGAATGATGCCTGCATCGGCTTCATGCTGTGGCAGCTCCCGCAGAACGCCTGTCCGGAGGTCTGGTGAAGTGCAGTGTCCATACCCATCCAGACAAACACCGACCCCAGCCCCAGGAATCCCAGTACAACTACCAGTGCGCAGAGCCTGACTATGACGCTGCGACGTTTGCGCTTTTTAAACTGCATGTTGGTCCCTCATCAATACATCAACCTAGAATAGTCCAAATATCCTGATAGAAAAGAGGGACTTATAAAAAAACACAAAATATTTACAGACCGGGGTGTCGTTTACTCTGGCCCACCGGGGGCAGAGGGAGCCCGCTAAGGTTTAACTAAACACTTTATGCCGATTTGGTTATCATGCGGGGAGAAGCAGCATGGCAGGTGGGAAGGCCTCTCCCGGTTCAATGTTTCCTACAGGGGGCATTTGCGCCACCGTCTGGCGGTTTATGCAGACGGAAATAATTACCATGTGGTAAAATAAGTTTCGAATGTTACTTTTTATTATTGGAATTGTTCAGCATGCCAAATTCAGTGGATGAAGCTGTAGTAAAGAAACCCCGTCGACGCTCCCGTATCCGGGAAGCGCATGAAGAGGGGATTCTCCGTGCCGCAGAGGATCTGTTTTCAGCCAATGGCTATAACGGTACGGCCATCGAAACCATCGCCGAAAGGGCGGGGATGTCGAAGCAGAACCTGCTTTACTACTTTCCTTCAAAAGAGGTGCTTTATCAGCGGGTTCTGGAGAATATCCTGAACCTCTGGGTTGATAAGATGCAGTTACTGGAGCAGCAGGGTAAAGATCCTGCTGAGATGGTGCGCAACTATATCCGCGGAAAAGTGGAGCTCTCGCGCACCAACCCGAATGCATCCAAGGTGTTCGCTATCGAAATTATTAATGGCGCACCTTATCTGAAAAATTATCTGAAGAACCATCTGGTTCCGGTTCTGGAAGAGGATGTAAAGCTGGTTAAAAGCTGGATCAGCGAGGGGTTAATGGATCCGGTTGATCCTTATCATCTGTTCTTCCTGATCTGGTCCTCCACCCAGACCTATGCAGATTTCTCCTCACAGATCAGCCTTTCTCTGGGCAAAAACGGTCTGGAGGATGAAGACTTTGAGAAGGCTACCGAGTTCCTGACCCATATGATCATCAAGGGGCTTGGTCTGCAATAAGACCCGATTTTTACCTTTCTCTGATAAAACCGCTGCCATCTGCGCAGCGGTTTTTTTATGCGCTCGCTTAATCTTTTCAGTCAATCGCGGCGTTTTTTGCCTCGCTCAATTCATCTCTTTTCTAAATTTAATCTTTTTTAAATCAATGGCTTGCCTTGTTTGGTTCTGGGCCGGTATTAGCCGATAAATTCGTTCAGATATTTTTCTTGACCATCTGGTAAAAGTTGATCTAGTATTATTTTACCGTTTGGTAAAAAGTTTGTAGGCGCAAACCTGATACCGAGAATAAGAATAAATACGGAGAATGGATTTGATGGATACGCGGCGTGTTTCCGTACCTCAACCAGCAATCATTTCAGGCTGCTATCGCGGTGGGTTTAAGGCCCCGGCGCTGGATTCTGTAAAGCCTGAGCCCCTGCTTCATTTCCCGATTGATTCAGATTCCCGATCAGTGAGTTCATTGCCAATGCCGCTTCAGGGCGTTGCGACAGGGCAGGAACGTTACGTCTTTTCTTATGGTTCAGCGAAATAGGTTAAGGAAAGAATTATGAATGCTCCGAATATTTTGAGTCTGAAGAGTGATGCAGCGGCCCGCCGGCAGTTGCTGAAAGGGTTTGCTGCGGTCAGCCTGCCGGTGCGGGAGATTCTCAGCGCGGTGGTGGACGGCGAAGAACTGTCAGAAACCGATGCGGTCACGCTGTTTTCGGCCGAAGGGCCGGATCTGGATGCATTGATCGCCACCGCAGACTTTATTCGTGAGCGTGCTGTTGGCAATCAGGCCAGCTTTGTGATTACCCGCAATATCAACTACACCAATGTGTGTTACATGGGCTGTAAGTTCTGCGGTTTTGCTAAACGAAAAGACGATGAAGATGCGGAGTTTCTGCGTCTGGAAGAGATCGCCAAACGGGCCGAGGAAGC encodes the following:
- a CDS encoding TetR family transcriptional regulator C-terminal domain-containing protein; amino-acid sequence: MPNSVDEAVVKKPRRRSRIREAHEEGILRAAEDLFSANGYNGTAIETIAERAGMSKQNLLYYFPSKEVLYQRVLENILNLWVDKMQLLEQQGKDPAEMVRNYIRGKVELSRTNPNASKVFAIEIINGAPYLKNYLKNHLVPVLEEDVKLVKSWISEGLMDPVDPYHLFFLIWSSTQTYADFSSQISLSLGKNGLEDEDFEKATEFLTHMIIKGLGLQ
- a CDS encoding cytochrome c3 family protein, producing MQFKKRKRRSVIVRLCALVVVLGFLGLGSVFVWMGMDTALHQTSGQAFCGSCHSMKPMQASFLDDVHGGKSTVGVQALCTDCHLPHDSYINYLYVKAKSGAWDVYKEYIAGAEDVDWVEKRKHANRYVYDSGCLKCHNNLEQGSELDNKQFVAHKPYFQKTVSKSCIDCHDVGHKNLMFHLQEVGKSK